From a region of the Salminus brasiliensis chromosome 4, fSalBra1.hap2, whole genome shotgun sequence genome:
- the hif1aa gene encoding hypoxia inducible factor 1 subunit alpha a, producing MTSGATPGKKRVSSERRKERSRDAARCRRGKEAEVFYELSRELPLPHSLTSNLDKASVIRLTLSYLRLRSLLHTGGSEECELDSRWSGCCLKALDGFLMVLSHDGDVVYVTENVSRCLGLPQIDLSGQSVFDFTHPCDHEEIREMLVHRTASSKKVKEEAHTERRFLLRMKCTLTSRGRNVNIRSATWKVLHCCGHIRAPAGVCGQTGVSVSYLVLICDPIPHPANIEAPMDSRTFLSRHTLDMRFTYCDDRITELLGYDPNDLLQRSVYEYYHALDSDSLTKTHHSLFAKGQACTGQYRMLVKTGGFVWVETQATVIYNTKNSQPQCVVCVNHVLSGVEEPELVLSLHQSGSTVVKQEKVEEEEEEEKERGRQECFQKIESKEEKEKGSSEREREQQTAVLYDDLKGEPEVLNQLHFSSADTEVAVLKDVPLYNDVMLPSSSVLLPLSPLSPPTDPPCAALIHSDSTAAQLQLEEFSFPSSSPPNTSSTAGGATNSGTQPVSPLTSDHSYQCKVDDEEGLFSMEMEPKNLLDTEAVEDLDLEMLAPYISMDDDYQLRVHSPAQSGCVIPVLASKPAQTDSAHPAQTHICSTNTHSGPLAPPPPPQPRQNSSSVCQPSQKLLKRKIETISLSQAVGLVVSDIPAASKKVRRSEATGSQAVPQATMPESVTILLLPSDVVAQLLAGPSEGRTLPVPLPQLTRYDCEVNVPVAGRQNLLQGEELLYALD from the exons GGTGAGCTCCGAGAGGAGGAAGGAGAGGTCCCGGGACGCAGCCCGCTGCCGCAGGGGGAAGGAGGCGGAGGTGTTTTACGAACTGTCCCGAGAACTGCCCCTTCCACACAGCCTCACCTCCAACCTGGACAAAGCCTCGGTCATCAGACTGACCCTCAGCTACCTGCGGCTGCGCTCTCTACTGCACACAG gtggCAGTGAGGAGTGTGAGTTGGACTCCCGGTGGAGTGGATGCTGTCTGAAGGCTCTGGACGGGTTCCTCATGGTTCTGTCTCATGATGGAGATGTCGTCTATGTGACGGAGAATGTCAGCAGGTGCCTTGGACTTCCCCAA ATTGATCTGTCAGGACAGAGTGTGTTTGATTTCACGCACCCATGTGACCATGAAGAGATCAGAGAGATGCTGGTGCACAGAAcag cttcgTCTAAGAAAGTGAAGGAGGAGGCGCACACAGAGAGGCGTTTTTTGTTGCGGATGAAGTGCACCctgaccagcagggggcgcaATGTCAACATCAGATCTGCCACATGGAAG GTGCTGCACTGCTGCGGACACATCCGAGCACCGGCCGGAGTGTGTGGCCAGACGGGTGTGTCAGTGTCCTACCTGGTGTTAATCTGCGACCCAATCCCTCACCCGGCCAACATCGAGGCCCCTATGGACTCCAGAACCTTCCTCAGCAGACACACACTCGACATGCGCTTCACATACTGCGATGACAg GATCACAGAGTTGTTAGGATACGACCCAAATGACCTTCTTCAGCGATCCGTGTATGAATATTACCACGCTTTGGACTCGGACAGtctcaccaaaacacaccacagct tgtttgCGAAGGGTCAGGCGTGTACTGGACAGTACCGCATGCTGGTGAAGACGGGTGGCTTTGTGTGGGTGGAGACTCAGGCCACGGTTATTTACAACACTAAGAACTCCCAGCCACAGTGCGTCGTCTGCGTCAACCACGTCCTCAG CGGGGTTGAAGAGCCTGAActtgtcctctctctccatcagtcCGGCTCCACGGTGGTGAAGCAGgaaaaggtggaggaggaggaggaggaggagaaggagagaggaaggcaggagtgctTTCAGAAAATAGAGAGtaaagaggagaaggagaaggggagcagtgagagagagagggagcagcaGACTGCAGTTCTGTATGATGACCTGAAGGGGGAACCAGAGGTTCTAAATCAGCTGCACTTCAGCAGCGCAG ACACAGAGGTTGCAGTGTTGAAAGACGTGCCCCTCTACAACGATGTCATGTTGCCCTCCAGTAGTGTTCTACTGCCCCTTTCACCCCTGTCCCCCCCCACTGATCCTCCCTGTGCCGCTCTAATCCATTCGGACAGCACCGCTGCCCAGCTCCAGTTAGAGGAGTTCTCCTTCCCATCATCCTCTCCGCCAAACACCTCCAGCACTGCAGGGGGCGCCACTAACAGCGGCACTCAG CCTGTTAGCCCGCTGACCTCTGATCACAGCTACCAGTGTAAAGTAGATGATGAAGAGGGACTCTTCTCCATGGAGATGGAGCCAAAAAACCTTCTGGACACAGAG GCAGTGGAGGATTTGGATCTAGAGATGTTAGCTCCTTACATCTCCATGGATGATGATTATCAGCTCCGTGTTCACTCGCCAGCGCAGTCTGGGTGTGTCATCCCGGTTCTAGCATCTAAACCAGCCCAGACAGATTCAGCACATCCAGCCCAGACACACATCTGcagcaccaacacacactctggACCCTTAGCGCCGCCTCCGCCACCACAGCCACGCCAGAACTCCAGCAG tGTTTGTCAGCCAAGCCAGAAGCTGCTTAAGAGGAAAATAGAAACCATATCTCTGTCTCAGGCTGTAGGGCTG GTGGTCAGTGACATACCTGCAGCAAGTAAAAAGGTCAGGAGGTCAGAGGCCACAGGGTCACAGGCTGTTCCACAGGCCACCATGCCAGAATCCGTCACCATACTACTGCTGCCCTCTG ATGTGGTAGCCCAGTTGCTGGCTGGACCTTCTGAAGGCCGGACGCTCCCTGTGCCCCTGCCCCAGCTGACCCGCTACGACTGCGAGGTGAACGTCCCTGTAGCCGGACGTCAAAATCTGCTGCAGGGGGAGGAGCTACTGTATGCCCTAGACTAA